In Marinilactibacillus sp. Marseille-P9653, the sequence AGTCACAATGAATCATTCGTTCCATGATATTGACTAAACTACTTTGAAAAAATGTATGCTCCATGAGTGGAAAAAGAAAAGTCGTTTTGTTTATCGCTACCAGTCTGGATGGTTTTATTGCTACAGAAGAAGAAACGTTAGAATGGTTATTTGAAGTGGAGGGAGAAGGCGATAATGGGTATTCAGCCTTTTACGATACGATTGATACAGTTTTGATGGGCAAAAAAACTTATGATTGGATCTTAAATAATCATCAATTCACGGAATACCCCTATAAAGATAAGCAAAGTTTTGTTTTTTCAAAACTTGAACACAAAAACACTGATGATGTTCAGTTTATAAAAAACGATATTCCACAGTTTATAAATCAGCTGAAAAAGAACAATGGTAAAACTATCTGGTTAGTTGGTGGCGGACAACTTTTTACTTATTTTCTGAAAAATAAACTTGTCGATGAACTTTATGTCACGGTCGCTCCAAAAATTATTGTTACAGGTATTCCACTCTTCAACCCTGGCTCTTATCATGTAGACCTTACGTTGATTGGCACACAGACTTTTAATCAGTTTGTCGAATTGCATTATAAAGTTCTATGAATTTTAACTTGTTGAAAAGAAGCTTTCCGTAACTCTGAAAGCTTCTTTTTTACGTAATTTAAAACAAAGTTTTTACTGCTATCTGGATTGAATTGTGTTACAGTTTTCTTCGTAAGTTAAATTTGATCCGCTTTCAAAATATTTCGTATAGGAGCTTTTATGTATTCATTACTTTTACTGATTATTTATATCGCCTTTATCAGTCTCGGATTACCCGATTCTTTGCTTGGTTCAGCTTGGCCTGTTATGCAAGGAGAGCTCAATGTCCCCGTTTCGTACGCTGGGCTTATCACCATGACGATAGCTGGTGGAACCATTATTTCCAGTTTATTTTCAGACAAACTGACTAAAAGACTTGGTGCTGGTTTAGTAACTTTTTTGAGTGTTCTGACTACAGCTATTGCGCTTTTCGGTTTTTCAATTTCGAGTACGTTCGTCTCCTTAATTTTATGGGCTATCCCTTATGGTCTTGGTGCCGGTGCAGTTGATGCGGCTTTAAACAATTACGTGGCACTCTATTATGGTCCAAAACATATGAACTGGCTTCATTGTTTCTGGGGTGTTGGCGCTTCGATTAGCCCTTACATCATGGGATTTTACTTAACAAGAGGAGACAGTTGGTCTAGCGGCTACCAAACTGTGGGGATCATTCAAGTTGTCATTTCTCTTATTCTACTTTTCAGTTTACCTTTGTGGAGAGGTGGATACAAAAGTATCGAGGACTCTGAGATTGCAGAATCCAAATCACTGACTTTCAAAGAAATTTTCAGACTGAGCGGTATCGTTCCCCTTTTGATCGCATTTTTTGCATATCAGGCAATTGAACAAACTACAGGACTATGGGCAAGTACTTATCTTGTTGAAGCCAGATCAGTCGATCCTGAAACGGCTGCTCAATTCGCTTCGTTCTTCTTTTTAGGGATTACTTTTGGTCGATTTATTTGTGGGTTTATAGCCAATCGATTAGGAGATACAAAGTTAATTAGAATTGGAACAGGTATCTTATTCATTGGAATTCTTTTACTATTTATTCCAACAACTTTCACTGGCTTTGCCCTCTCAGGGCTCGTGATTATTGGGATCGGCTGTGCTCCAATCTATCCCTCGGTTATTCATAGTACACCAGTAAACTTTGGAAAAGCTTATTCTCAGTCCATTATCGGTATTCAAATGGCGGTAGCTTATTTTGGAACAACCTTCATGCCGCCATTATTCGGATGGGTTGCTTCAATCTTGAGTATTCAATTATATCCCGTATACCTTTGCTTCTTTACAATCATCATGTTCATCTATAATGAACGACTGAACACGATCGTAAAAAACCGTTCACTCAAAACAATGAATTAATGCATAAAAAGACTAGTGGGAAAACTGCAAGAATCCGCAGCTTCCCTCACTAGTCTCTTATGTTTTATATTTTTTTGGCGAATTTAACTTGTATTTCCGTAATAAACGCCTCAGGATTTTCATGCACACTTTGATGAATCGGAAATTCGTAGAAGTAACCCGTTAGTTCATACTGATTTTTCGAAGCAAATTTCAAGATATCCTCATACGCTTTGTATAAACCCGCTTCTGCCCCAGTATAAAGCATGCTTAAATAGTTCCCAGCTGGCTTAACAAAGGCCCCCTGAGTTACCTGACCTTTTTCAAGGTAAAAGTAATCGTAGAATTCATCTTTACTATTTTGGATTTTCTTTCGGGTGTGAATCATATAGCCATAGCGATTATTGGTAAATAAATATTTCCCTTCATCATTCAATAACTGATATACAGCATTAAACGTTGTCAAAAGGTCATCTGTTTCCAATACTTCACTTAACGTCAGGTATTCTTCCTGCAATTCAATCTCTTCAATATTAAAGAATCCTCTTTCAGTCATCTTGATTTGTTTTAATTTTCTAGTGGCTAGTTGTCTGATTTCTTTTAAAGATTCAATTTGCTTGTCTAATTCATCAATTTTACTTTCAAGAATCGTTTTGGAATGAGACATGTCCCCATCAATAATTTTTTTAATATCCTCCAGAGGAATTTCCAGTTCTTTCAAAGATAAAATAACAGCTAGGTCCATTGACTTCTCAACTGAATAGTATCGATAACCGTTATCATCCTTAAAGTCAGGAGAAAACAATCCGATCTCATCATAGTAATGTAACGTTCTCTTGTTGATACCTAACAGACTAGCCAATTCCGAAACTTTAAATCTGTACTTTTTCATCCTCTTCCCCCTTGACCTTACAGTAACTGTAGCGTTTATACTTATAGTAATCAATAAACTAGGACGAAGAAAGGTGTTATGATGAAAAAAGTTGTATATAGAGTATTAGAAAAAGGAGATATTCCGTCACTGGTTTCTATTCTAATCAAAAACTGGAAGTTTGATCAAACTCTTTCTGAAAAGAATGCTTACCATATGGGAACCTCTTTTCTAAATTATGAACTAGCTAAATCATCTTATACGGAAGTCGCTGAAGTTGATGGAGAAGTAGTCGGTATGCTAGCAAGTAGTTTTGGTAAAGTCCCTCTAAGTAGCAGACTGTATTTACTGAATGTTTTGGTGCACGGTATTCCTTTATTGCTATCCAAAGAAGGCAGAGCCAGTCTAAGGATTCAAAGAGAAGTTCTTTCAAATGACCAGCAGCTATTTGATCAGTTAGACGAAACTTTTGAAGGAGAAGTTACCTTATTTGCTGTTGGAGAAAAAGCACAAGGCTTAGGGATCGGTTCTGGACTATTCAATCGATTCTTGGAACAAATGAAAAAAAGAAACCTCAATCATTTCTTCCTTTATACGGATACAAACTGTAATTATGGTTTTTACGAACATAAAGGACTAGACAGAATCGCAGAAAAAACCTACTCTATCAAAGCTTCTACAAAATTTGATATGACTTCTTTTATTTATTCAGGAAAAAGAACAAATCTTGAAACCTAACTCCCCGAACAAAATTCAATACCCTATACTCTCGAATTCTACCCATGCACTTAGTGAAGCTAAGTGCATGGGTAGAGTTTTTTCACTTATCTAGGAAGCTACCATTCTATATTTATAACTATTATTATTTAAAAAGTATAGATCCAAAATCCAAGTTATTCTTTAGTGAAAGATAGCCTTCAACATGTTAAAATGATTTAGATATATAGTTAAAGGACATTACTTACGAGAAGAGTGTAAATCAACATGATTCAATAGTAATGACTTGGTTGACTATTGAGTGTTGTTGTATCCTTCTTACCACAAACTAAGAAAGGTTGATAACAATGGACAAAGAAAAAACAAGAAAAAGAAACCCGAAAGAAAAAAGAGGCCACCGAGAGAGCAAACTGAATTCGACAAAAACTCGAATCAGAACGACTTCTAGCCAAGAAGCTTCGTAAAGAAGAAATAGAAGCGCGCAAAGACGCGATCAAGAACAGAGAACGATTCAAAGGTCTTCAAATCAGACCGACTGTTTCTTTATTTGATAAAGAAGGTCGAGAAGAAGTTGGAGAAAGAAACTGGAAAGGCTATGGATTTGATATCCATCCTGAAGTTACGATTCCTTCGGCAATCATACTCGCTATTTTTATTGCAATAACGCTATTATTCCCTCAACAGGCTGAAACATTTTTTGTAAATACACTCGATGTTATTTCTAGTAACATGGGATGGTTTATGATTTTCGCAGCTAATATTTTCATTGTCGCAGGATTGTACTTTGCATTCAGTCGTTACGGATCCATCGTCATTGGTGGAAAAAAAGCAAAACCAGAGTTCTCTCGTTTTGCCTGGTACGACATGCTACTAAGCGCTGGTATGGGAATCGGGTTACTGTTCTGGAGTGTTGCAGAACCGATTAATCACCTAGGTAACCCTTCTCCAATGTTTGACTCTGTGGCTCCGAATTCGCCTGCTGCTCAGTCAGCTATGGCTTCTACATTCTTCCACTGGGGTATTCACCCTTGGGCGATCTACGCTGTCGTTGGACTCGGACTAGCCTTCTTTTCTTATAATAAAGGCTTACCCTTAACGATTCGCTCTCTTTTCTATCCGTTGATTGGAAATAAAATCTACGGATTCTGGGGAAATATTATCGATATCCTTTCAGTGCTCGCTACATTGATGGGACTCGCAACATCACTTGGTCTTGGTGTTTCTCAAGTGAATGCTGGGCTAAACAATTTGTTTGGAATCAGTATTAATACGACTGTCCAAGTTATTTTGATCGTTGTGATTACTGGTTTTGCCACGATTTCCGTTATTATGGGATTAGATGGCGGTGTTAAACGTCTAAGCGAAATCAATATGGTTCTAGCTGGTGTTTTCTTGCTATTCGTATTGATCACAGGTCCCACTGTTTATATCTTAAGTGGGTTCACTCAAAATATTGGCTACTTCGCGGCAAACTTTATCGAAATGAGTACTTGGACTGAAACCTTCAGGGACAGTAACTGGCAAAGTACCTGGACGATATTCTACTGGTCTTGGTGGATTTCATGGTCACCATTCGTTGGTATGTTTATCGCACGCGTTTCAAAAGGACGTACGGTTAAAGAATTTATTGTTGGGGTTGTTTTGATTCCAACGGCCATCTCTTTCGTCTGGATGAGCGTATTCGGTGGAACAGCCATCTTCCAAGAAATGAATGGTATCGCTGATTTAGCATCCGCTGTTGCTATTGATGAGTCACTTGCCTTATTCGCAATGGTTGAAAGCTTACCTTACCCTCAAATTCTATCATTTGTCGGAATTGTATTGGTTATTGTTTTCTTCGTTACTTCCGCAGATTCTGGTTCATTGGTTGTCGATCACTTAACTTCTGGTGGTAAATTGGATTCTCCAATTCCGCAACGTATTTTCTGGACTGCTATTGCAGGGGTTATCGCAGCTACACTACTTGTTGGTGGTGGATTATCCGCTTTACAGACAGCTTCGGTGATTACCGGCTTGCCGTTCACCTTTATCTTGCTCGCAATGATCTATTCTCTCTATTTAGGTCTAAGACAGGAATTCTTGATTGAACGAGCAGTTAACCAAAAACTACAAAGAGTTACAGATGATCACATCATCAATGAAGTCATTCAAACACGCGTTCAAGACGAAGCGCTTGTCGAAGCAGTTGCTGAAAAATTAGCTGAAGAAGAACGATCTAAATCAGGAAAATCATCAGTGACTGTTAGCGAAAAAGAACAAGAAGAGTTAAATAAAGATCAATAAAAAACTAAAATACCAGAAGTCAGCTTAACTGCTAACTTCTGGTATTTTTTGTATTCAATCCTTGAATGACTCAATTGTTTTATTTCGTAGATATACTCAAACTTAAAAAAACACCCATTAATATAGACAAGATAGGCGTGCTAAATATCAGATAATAATCTATATTTCTCAAGACTCCATTCGCTACCTACAACTAACTCTTCACTGGATTGATTTGTAATCTTAATGTTTAAGAGAAATTCATCGAGTTCTTCTTCTTTCAAGACCATCCCATCTTCCTTTATGGATACGTCCAAACAATTCTCAATCACTGTATCCGTAACGATTTTTGAATGATCAATTTGATTGAAACTGTATAAGAACTCTCCTTCTTCATTTCCAGCACATCCACTCAGCACTATCAATCCAAATAAAGCCATCAATAGTTTCATGATCATTCTCTCCTATCCGTTTTGATTTATCTGTCAGGAAATGAAAGCGTATATTACATAGGTAATCGACTTTACTACTACAAGGTTTCACTTTTCAATACCGACTCTACCCTTATAGATTAAAATTCTTCATCCCACTCAGGTTGCGTTTCTTCAAAGACGTAATGATTTTCTGCACGAATTTCTTCGTAGAAAAGCGCAGCTGCAACATTATAGCGCGGAATATTTCTGATAGCTAAGATAAGCGGGCCCACTACTGTAATAGTGAACATTACTAGGGCAACCAAAGAAATAAACATTGCAGTACCACCTTCATAGGCACCATCAGGCAAGAAAGCAGTACCAACTATCGCGATAGTCAATACTAGTATATACAACAAAGCAGGCGGTAATGCGTAAGTTAAAAAAAGGAAGAATAGAGATTTCTTATGCCCGTCCATCATTCTACGACTTTCCGTAATCGCATCAATGGGTCTAATAAAAGCGTCGTCTTTCATTATATAAGGTGTCATCGCATAAGAATACTGTTTGATGATACCAGGAATCGTAAACAAGAGTGCCCAGAGAAAAATAAATACTTGTATAAGCAAAGAACCTGCGAAATAGCGGATACCATTATTTCTGATTTCATCAATCACGTATGCTCTAATAGATATTTTTTCGTCTCGCACAAGTTTTAAATGCATACTGGCTACTAAAAAAGGAACGATTCCAGCGATTAAGCCAATCAAAATTGCAAGTGTATAGGCCGAAATGAAACGTTCAAATAAAATGGGAATGATAATTGCACCAAGTAATACTACGTATATAAGAATCGGTGGTATGATGACTGAACCGTATGTAACCAAACGGTTCTTTTTCACGATTTCGTTTGCTTTACTTCTGATAATTTCCGTATTGATAAGCTACCACTCCTAATTTTAATTGAATGACTAACTACTGTAATAGTATCACTCACATAATACAAAGTTTCAATCATATCCTTTTGATAGTCTTATTGTACCC encodes:
- a CDS encoding dihydrofolate reductase family protein, whose product is MSGKRKVVLFIATSLDGFIATEEETLEWLFEVEGEGDNGYSAFYDTIDTVLMGKKTYDWILNNHQFTEYPYKDKQSFVFSKLEHKNTDDVQFIKNDIPQFINQLKKNNGKTIWLVGGGQLFTYFLKNKLVDELYVTVAPKIIVTGIPLFNPGSYHVDLTLIGTQTFNQFVELHYKVL
- a CDS encoding BCCT family transporter, which gives rise to MTLLFPQQAETFFVNTLDVISSNMGWFMIFAANIFIVAGLYFAFSRYGSIVIGGKKAKPEFSRFAWYDMLLSAGMGIGLLFWSVAEPINHLGNPSPMFDSVAPNSPAAQSAMASTFFHWGIHPWAIYAVVGLGLAFFSYNKGLPLTIRSLFYPLIGNKIYGFWGNIIDILSVLATLMGLATSLGLGVSQVNAGLNNLFGISINTTVQVILIVVITGFATISVIMGLDGGVKRLSEINMVLAGVFLLFVLITGPTVYILSGFTQNIGYFAANFIEMSTWTETFRDSNWQSTWTIFYWSWWISWSPFVGMFIARVSKGRTVKEFIVGVVLIPTAISFVWMSVFGGTAIFQEMNGIADLASAVAIDESLALFAMVESLPYPQILSFVGIVLVIVFFVTSADSGSLVVDHLTSGGKLDSPIPQRIFWTAIAGVIAATLLVGGGLSALQTASVITGLPFTFILLAMIYSLYLGLRQEFLIERAVNQKLQRVTDDHIINEVIQTRVQDEALVEAVAEKLAEEERSKSGKSSVTVSEKEQEELNKDQ
- a CDS encoding GNAT family N-acetyltransferase → MKKVVYRVLEKGDIPSLVSILIKNWKFDQTLSEKNAYHMGTSFLNYELAKSSYTEVAEVDGEVVGMLASSFGKVPLSSRLYLLNVLVHGIPLLLSKEGRASLRIQREVLSNDQQLFDQLDETFEGEVTLFAVGEKAQGLGIGSGLFNRFLEQMKKRNLNHFFLYTDTNCNYGFYEHKGLDRIAEKTYSIKASTKFDMTSFIYSGKRTNLET
- a CDS encoding sugar MFS transporter, whose amino-acid sequence is MYSLLLLIIYIAFISLGLPDSLLGSAWPVMQGELNVPVSYAGLITMTIAGGTIISSLFSDKLTKRLGAGLVTFLSVLTTAIALFGFSISSTFVSLILWAIPYGLGAGAVDAALNNYVALYYGPKHMNWLHCFWGVGASISPYIMGFYLTRGDSWSSGYQTVGIIQVVISLILLFSLPLWRGGYKSIEDSEIAESKSLTFKEIFRLSGIVPLLIAFFAYQAIEQTTGLWASTYLVEARSVDPETAAQFASFFFLGITFGRFICGFIANRLGDTKLIRIGTGILFIGILLLFIPTTFTGFALSGLVIIGIGCAPIYPSVIHSTPVNFGKAYSQSIIGIQMAVAYFGTTFMPPLFGWVASILSIQLYPVYLCFFTIIMFIYNERLNTIVKNRSLKTMN
- a CDS encoding MerR family transcriptional regulator, giving the protein MKKYRFKVSELASLLGINKRTLHYYDEIGLFSPDFKDDNGYRYYSVEKSMDLAVILSLKELEIPLEDIKKIIDGDMSHSKTILESKIDELDKQIESLKEIRQLATRKLKQIKMTERGFFNIEEIELQEEYLTLSEVLETDDLLTTFNAVYQLLNDEGKYLFTNNRYGYMIHTRKKIQNSKDEFYDYFYLEKGQVTQGAFVKPAGNYLSMLYTGAEAGLYKAYEDILKFASKNQYELTGYFYEFPIHQSVHENPEAFITEIQVKFAKKI
- a CDS encoding DUF975 family protein; the protein is MKKNRLVTYGSVIIPPILIYVVLLGAIIIPILFERFISAYTLAILIGLIAGIVPFLVASMHLKLVRDEKISIRAYVIDEIRNNGIRYFAGSLLIQVFIFLWALLFTIPGIIKQYSYAMTPYIMKDDAFIRPIDAITESRRMMDGHKKSLFFLFLTYALPPALLYILVLTIAIVGTAFLPDGAYEGGTAMFISLVALVMFTITVVGPLILAIRNIPRYNVAAALFYEEIRAENHYVFEETQPEWDEEF